The Neurospora crassa OR74A linkage group IV, whole genome shotgun sequence genome has a segment encoding these proteins:
- a CDS encoding DUF1295 domain-containing protein, with translation MLHLAETTNPWGGHSWVGDSPSAVTLDNRPLYEPATGPETTASRGVCSKLFHSSLFDVGILRDTLLPSITFHSGLSLIAYGAGRLTDRLETKDWLWPAGQVLNAWWSALGKRVICDGIPLYCSWAIIDRPQRLLLAGVTLWGSRLFWRIASRSVKRGGDDPRYEATKKQHGWSWNKALFTTYLPEALFQSLITLPFTAPFRHLVGSDVPGPFATLSGGYAAVVEAVAVGLFSMGFALEVLADWQLDTFKEKEKSGQESPSAMCREGVWSIVRHPNYLGDMLVHLSFPLLLWSSNSLQPIHLLGPLTNYIFLRYVSGDKENEHSQARRYSTENVNKKIDFDKYRREENAFWPDKCQVSNKWTWIVVGAGVAGALVEGLVTQLIA, from the exons ATGCTGCACCTCGCTGAAACGACCAACCCATGGGGCGGTCACTCGTGGGTAGGCGACAGTCCATCTGCCGTTACCCTCGACAACCGCCCCCTCTACGAACCCGCCACCGGCCCAGAAACCACCGCCTCCCGGGGCGTTTGTAGCAAGCTCTTCCACTCCTCTCTCTTCGACGTCGGCATCCTCCGCGACACCCTTCTCCCCTCCATAACTTTCCACTCCGGCCTCAGCTTGATCGCCTACGGCGCCGGCCGCCTCACCGACCGTCTCGAGACCAAAGACTGGCTCTGGCCCGCCGGCCAGGTCCTCAACGCGTGGTGGTCCGCCCTCGGCAAGCGCGTCATCTGCGACGGCATCCCGCTATACTGCTCCTGGGCCATCATCGACCGCCCGCAGCGCCTGCTGCTCGCGGGCGTCACCCTCTGGGGCAGCCGGCTGTTCTGGCGCATCGCAAGCCGGAGCGTCAAGCGCGGCGGGGACGATCCGCGGTATGAGGCGACCAAGAAGCAGCATGGATGGTCGTGGAACAAGGCGCTGTTTACCACCTATCTCCCTGAGGCGCTGTTCCAGAGCTTGATCACGTTGCCGTTTACCGCGCCCTTCCGGCACTTGGTTGGGTCGGATGTGCCCGGGCCGTTTGCGACGCTGTCGGGCGGGTATGCGGCGGTGGTAGAGGCTGTGGCTGTGGGACTGTTCAGTATGGGTTTTGCGCTGGAGGTTTTGGCGGATTGGCAGCTTGACACgttcaaggagaaggagaagagtggCCAGGAGAGCCCTTCGGCCATGTGCAGAGAGGGAGTCTGGAGCATTGTCAGACATCCAAA CTACCTCGGCGACATGCTAGTCCACCTCTCcttcccgctcctcctctgGTCCAGCAACTCCCTGCAGCCCATCCACCTCCTCGGCCCGCTGACTAACTACATCTTCCTCCGCTACGTGTCGGGCGACAAGGAGAACGAGCACAGCCAGGCCCGCCGCTACAGCACCGAGAACGTCAACAAGAAGATCGACTTTGACAAGTACCGTCGCGAGGAGAACGCCTTTTGGCCCGACAAGTGCCAGGTCTCCAACAAGTGGACCTGGATTGTAGTCGGAGCAGGTGTGGCCGGTGCCCTTGTAGAGGGGCTGGTGACGCAGCTGATCGCGTGA
- the gcy-1 gene encoding Gld1, with product MTGFTAANTTYTLNNGVRIPAVGFGTFANEGAKGETYAAVKKALEVGYRHLDCAWFYQNEDEVGQALAEFLENHKDVKREDIFICTKVWNHLHEPEDVKWSLQNSLDKLKVDYVDLFLIHWPIAAEKDEATNMPKIGPDGKYIIKKELTENPEPTWRAMEDLVDAGKTRSIGVSNWTIPGLQKLLKFARIKPTVNQIEIHPFLPNTELVEFCFKNQIIPTAYSPLGSQNQVPSTGERVRDDPTLKAVAERSGHNLAQVLLAWGLRRGYVVLPKSSTPSRIESNFQIPVLRDEDFKAIQEVAKGRHCRFVNMKDTFGYDVWPEESDGQLKQE from the coding sequence ATGACTGGATTCACTgccgccaacaccacctACACTCTCAACAATGGAGTGAGAATCCCCGCCGTCGGATTCGGCACCTTTGCCAACGAGGGTGCCAAGGGCGAGACCTACGCGGCCGTCAAGAAGGCCCTCGAGGTTGGCTACCGTCACCTCGACTGCGCGTGGTTCTACCAGAACGAGGACGAGGTCGGCCAGGCGCTCGCCGAGTTCCTTGAGAACCACAAGGACGTCAAGCGCGAGGACATCTTCATCTGCACCAAGGTGTGGAACCACCTGCACGAGCCCGAGGATGTCAAGTGGAGCTTGCAGAACTCGCTCGACAAGCTCAAGGTTGACTACGTcgacctcttcctcatccactGGCCCATTGCCGCCGAGAAGGACGAGGCCACCAACATGCCCAAGATCGGCCCCGATGGCAAGTAcatcatcaagaaggagctCACCGAGAACCCCGAGCCAACATGGCGGGCCATGGAGGATCTCGTGGATGCCGGCAAGACGCGGTCCATTGGTGTTTCCAACTGGACCATCCCCGGCCTGCAGAAGCTCCTCAAGTTTGCTCGCATCAAGCCGACCGTCAACCAGATTGAAAtccaccccttcctccccaacACGGAGCTCGTCGAGTTCTGCTTCAAGAACCAGATCATCCCCACTGCCTACTCTCCTCTCGGCTCGCAGAACCAGGTCCCATCGACGGGCGAGCGTGTCCGTGATGACCCCACTCTCAAGGCCGTTGCTGAGCGCAGCGGACACAACCTTGCCCAGGTGCTCCTCGCCTGGGGTCTCCGCAGAGGCTACGTCGTGCTCCCCAAGAGCTCGACCCCCTCGCGTATCGAGAGCAACTTCCAGATTCCCGTCCTCCGCGACGAGGACTTCAAGGCCATCCAGGAGGTTGCCAAGGGCCGCCACTGCCGCTTCGTCAACATGAAGGACACCTTTGGCTACGATGTCTGGCCCGAGGAGTCCGACGGCCAGCTCAAGCAGGAGTAA